A window of Cyclopterus lumpus isolate fCycLum1 chromosome 14, fCycLum1.pri, whole genome shotgun sequence contains these coding sequences:
- the aff4 gene encoding AF4/FMR2 family member 4 isoform X5, giving the protein MLGNYDEMKEPIGDTLPKLGGKPSNSSSSSEEKSGPPLFGGDQRGVGSGASSQSSKWTPVGPAAGGSSSQSQKRSGLQGGHGSQRSSGSSGSSSSSQRHGGEVREKKSSKHSGGSEHSKSHTSSPAKGSLSSSSSNSHLRSSLSAEQHHSKERYRSKSPRDREPNWDSPSRVHTSFPTGQHSSQAFPPSLMSKPGSMLQKPTAYVRPMDGQETAEPKSSQAESYSGQSHSSTMGEMKSNSKASLSKLKIPSQPVEGSGDANCVDEILKEMTQSWPPPLTAIHTPCKTEPSKFPFPTKDSHPFPSGHKRGSSSKSSSSHQSKACDDQPTVLEDDLKLSSSEDSDGEQDSAKNASRNTSASNNSEGAEQSRDDSSSHSGSESSSGSDSESESSTTDSEANEQPRPASPEPEQPMANKWQLDNWFKKAKQFSPASPVDNVPTKCKKEGRDNGSGRGYSSQGGGSKDSAAPTPSRDLRAAQKGAEGGRGRQKSPAQSEGGTNPRRSVGKKQPKKSEKPPVVEEPKGGLRVESEPAPEIPPHRPKAATKGSRKPSIKKEPKSSPRPTAAAVTTADKRKAKAPTKTSQKSREFVDTDSSSSDSEGNDSIPSSSQTPKYTESIRTPVCVFSPMEEKELLSPLSDPEERYPTRQPQHQVLLVKIDLSLLSRIPGRPYKEPAEIKVERDDSLDRDSKDFIKQSSEKSSSKAKRKHKNDEDGTKPEIKRCKLEEKSLSHHKNSSKESKRSMEKKEEPVPSPSMSGLQRTPKAEHPSRKRTVSQSSTSLSSGTGSGKEGSHSTKGNSTSKHRKGEDKGRSTRDGKEKSSKGCDNQLAVPPLSTDGSKSQRSKLVFEDRVHSADHYLQEAKKLKHNADALLDRFEKAVYYLDAVVSFIECGNALEKSAQEAKSPFPMYAETVELIKYTMKLKSYLAPDATSADKRLAVLCLRCQSLLYLRLFKLRKDSALKYSKTLTEHLKNSLSNTQAPSPGIGNKAGMPSPVSPKLSPGTAGSYSSVSSSSSSSASSSVTIPQRIHQMAASYVQVTSNFLYATEVWDQAEQLSKEQKEFFLELDKVMGPLIFNTSSMTELVRYTRQGLHWLRLDAKLIP; this is encoded by the exons ATGCTGGGCAATTACGACGAGATGAAAGAGCCGATTGGTGACACACTTCCTAAGCTTGGCGGTAAACCATCTAACAGCTCGTCTTCCTCCGAGGAGAAATCGGGCCCACCTTTGTTTGGCGGGGACCAGCGCGGCGTCGGTAGCGGTGCCAGCAGCCAGAGCAGCAAGTGGACTCCTGTTGGCCCCGCAGCAGGTGGATCTTCGTCCCAGTCCCAGAAACGCTCAGGACTCCAGGGCGGGCACGGTAGCCAGAGGAGCAGCGGCAgtagcggcagcagcagcagtagccaAAGACACGGAGGGGAGGTGCGGGAAAAGAAGTCGAGTAAACACAGCGGGGGGTCTGAGCACTCAAAGTCGCACACATCGAGTCCGGCTAAGGGCTCGCTGAGTTCCTCCAGCAGCAACAGCCACTTGCGGAGCTCCTTGTCTGCCGAGCAGCATCACAGCAAGGAGCGCTACCGCTCCAAGTCCCCACGAGACAGAGAGCCCAACTGGGACTCTCCCTCACGGGTTCACACCTCCTTCCCCACTGGACAGCACTCGAGTCAGgcctttcccccctctctcatgTCCAAGCCCGGCTCCATGCTGCAGAAGCCCACAGCGTATGTGCGGCCTATGGACGGCCAGGAAACAGCAGAACCCAAGAGCTCACAAGCAGAAAGCTACAGTGGACAGTCGCACAGCAGCACCATGGGAGAGATGAAGTCCAACAGCAAGGCCTCACTTTCCAAACTCAAGATCCCCTCACAGCCCGTAGAG GGATCTGGTGACGCCAACTGTGTCGATGAGATTCTGAAG gaaATGACTCAGTCTTGGCCCCCTCCGCTGACAGCCATCCACACCCCCTGCAAAACGGAGCCCTCCAAGTTTCCATTCCCCACCAAG gactcTCACCCTTTTCCAAGCGGGCACA agcGAGGTAGTTCGTCCAAGAGCTCGAGCAGCCACCAGTCCAAAGCTTGCGATGACCAGCCCAC TGTACTGGAAGATGACCTGAAGCTCAGCAGCAGTGAGGACAGTGATGGAGAACAGGACTCTGCAAAGAATGCCTCAAGGAACACTTCCGCAAG CAATAACAGTGAAGGAGCGGAGCAATCGAGGGATGATTCCAGCAGCCACAGCGGCTCAGAGAGCAGCTCGGGCTCCGACAGCGAGAGTGAAAGCAGCACGACGGACAGCGAAGCCAATGAGCAACCGCGGCCCGCCTCTCCTGAG CCTGAACAACCTATGGCCAACAAGTGGCAGCTGGACAACTGGTTCAAGAAGGCCAAGCAGTTCTCTCCAGCTTCTCCAGTGGACAATGTTCCAACCAAGTGCAAGAAAGAAGGCAGGGATAATGGCTCAGGACGTGGCTATAGTAGCCAGGGAGGGGGTTCAAAAGACTCAGCGGCACCCACCCCAAGCAGGGACCTACGGGCGGCACAAAAGGGTGCGGAGGGTGGCCGTGGTCGGCAAAAATCCCCCGCCCAGAGTGAGGGTGGCACAAATCCGCGAAGGAGTGTGGGTAAAAAACAGCCCAAAAAGTCTGAGAAGCCCCCCGTAGTGGAGGAACCCAAGGGAGGACTGAGGGTGGAGAGTGAGCCGGCTCCAGAGATACCTCCTCATCGACCTAAAGCTGCTACTAAGGGTTCCCGCAAACCAAGCATAAAAAAAGAACCTAAATCCTCTCCGAGGCCCACTGCGGCTGCTGTCACTACGGCAGATAAACGCAAGGCCAAGGCACCCACCAAGACTTCCCAGAAGTCTCGTGAGTTTGTCGACACAGACTCTTCATCGTCAGACTCTGAGGGGAATGACAGCATCCCGTCCTCGTCGCAGACACCCAAGTACACAGAAAGTATCAGgacccccgtgtgtgtgttttctccaatgGAAGAAAAAGAGCTGTTGTCTCCTCTCAGTGACCCTGAGGAGCGCTACCCTACAAGGCAGCCCCAGCACCAGGTTTTACTAGTGAAGATAG ATCTCAGCTTGCTGTCTAGGATCCCAGGGCGGCCCTACAAGGAGCCTGCAGAGATAAAAGTGGAGAGGGACGACTCTCTCGACAGGGACAGTAAAGACTTCATCAAACAGAGCTCTGAGAAGAGCTCTAGTAAGGCCAAGAGGAAACACAAG AACGATGAAGATGGCACAAAGCCAGAGATCAAGCGTTGCAAGCTAGAGGAGAAGTCCCTATCTCATCATAAAAACAGCAGTAAAGA GTCGAAGAGGTCtatggagaagaaagaggagccAGTCCCCTCTCCTTCCATGTCAGGTCTTCAGCGGACGCCCAAGGCAGAGCATCCGAGTCGAAAGAGGACAGTCAGCCAGTCCTCCACCTCGTTGTCTagtgggacaggaagtggaaaggaGGGAAGCCACAGCACCAAGGGCAACTCCACCTCCAAACACAgaaaaggagaggacaagggGCGTAGCACACGCGACGGCAAG GAGAAATCCTCAAAGGGCTGCGATAACCAGCTGGCTGTGCCGCCGCTCTCCACGGACGGCTCCAAGTCTCAGAGATCCAAGCTGGTGTTTGAGGACAG GGTCCATTCGGCTGATCACTACTTACAAGAGGCCAAGAAACTGAAACACAATGCAGATGCACTG TTGGACCGTTTTGAGAAGGCGGTGTACTACCTGGACGCTGTGGTGTCTTTCATTGAATGTGGCAATGCTCTGGAGAAGAGCGCTCAAGAAGCAAAGTCTCCCTTCCCCATGTATGCTGAAACGGTGGAGCTTATCAA ATACACTATGAAGTTAAAAAGCTACCTGGCCCCAGATGCTACTTCCGCAGACAAGAGGCTAGCTGTGCTTTG cCTCCGATGCCAGTCTCTCCTCTACTTGCGGTTATTCAAGCTGAGGAAAGACAGCGCACTAAAATACTCCAAAACGCTCACCGAACACTTAAAG AATTCTCTGAGTAACACCCAGGCTCCCTCTCCTGGAATTGGAAA CAAGGCGGGTATGCCCTCGCCAGTGTCTCCCAAACTGTCTCCGGGCACGGCCGGTAGCTACTCgtcagtcagcagcagcagtagcagcagcgcCAGCTCGTCGGTGACCATACCTCAGCGTATCCACCAGATGGCTGCCAGCTACGTCCAGGTCACCTCCAACTTCCTGTACGCCACCGAGGTCTGGGACCAGGCGGAGCAACTATCCAAGGAGCAGAAAG AATTCTTCTTGGAGTTGGACAAGGTGATGGGTCCTCTGATCTTCAACACCAGCAGCATGACAGAACTGGTGCGTTACACGCGGCAGGGCCTCCATTGGCTGCGTCTGGACGCTAAGCTTATTCCCTAG
- the aff4 gene encoding AF4/FMR2 family member 4 isoform X3 — protein MNREDRNVLRMKERERRNQEIQQGGGEAFPANSPLFPEPYKVSSKEDKLSSRIQSMLGNYDEMKEPIGDTLPKLGGKPSNSSSSSEEKSGPPLFGGDQRGVGSGASSQSSKWTPVGPAAGGSSSQSQKRSGLQGGHGSQRSSGSSGSSSSSQRHGGEVREKKSSKHSGGSEHSKSHTSSPAKGSLSSSSSNSHLRSSLSAEQHHSKERYRSKSPRDREPNWDSPSRVHTSFPTGQHSSQAFPPSLMSKPGSMLQKPTAYVRPMDGQETAEPKSSQAESYSGQSHSSTMGEMKSNSKASLSKLKIPSQPVEGSGDANCVDEILKEMTQSWPPPLTAIHTPCKTEPSKFPFPTKDSHPFPSGHKRGSSSKSSSSHQSKACDDQPTVLEDDLKLSSSEDSDGEQDSAKNASRNTSASNNSEGAEQSRDDSSSHSGSESSSGSDSESESSTTDSEANEQPRPASPEPEQPMANKWQLDNWFKKAKQFSPASPVDNVPTKCKKEGRDNGSGRGYSSQGGGSKDSAAPTPSRDLRAAQKGAEGGRGRQKSPAQSEGGTNPRRSVGKKQPKKSEKPPVVEEPKGGLRVESEPAPEIPPHRPKAATKGSRKPSIKKEPKSSPRPTAAAVTTADKRKAKAPTKTSQKSREFVDTDSSSSDSEGNDSIPSSSQTPKYTESIRTPVCVFSPMEEKELLSPLSDPEERYPTRQPQHQVLLVKIDLSLLSRIPGRPYKEPAEIKVERDDSLDRDSKDFIKQSSEKSSSKAKRKHKNDEDGTKPEIKRCKLEEKSLSHHKNSSKESKRSMEKKEEPVPSPSMSGLQRTPKAEHPSRKRTVSQSSTSLSSGTGSGKEGSHSTKGNSTSKHRKGEDKGRSTRDGKEKSSKGCDNQLAVPPLSTDGSKSQRSKLVFEDRVHSADHYLQEAKKLKHNADALLDRFEKAVYYLDAVVSFIECGNALEKSAQEAKSPFPMYAETVELIKYTMKLKSYLAPDATSADKRLAVLCLRCQSLLYLRLFKLRKDSALKYSKTLTEHLKNSLSNTQAPSPGIGNKAGMPSPVSPKLSPGTAGSYSSVSSSSSSSASSSVTIPQRIHQMAASYVQVTSNFLYATEVWDQAEQLSKEQKEFFLELDKVMGPLIFNTSSMTELVRYTRQGLHWLRLDAKLIP, from the exons ATGAACCGTGAGGACCGGAATGTGCTCcgaatgaaagaaagagaaaggcgAAATCAAGAAAtccagcagggaggaggagaggccttTCCAGCAAATTCACCTCTCTTCCCTGAACCCTACAAAGTG TCCAGCAAGGAAGATAAACTGTCAAGCCGTATTCAGAGCATGCTGGGCAATTACGACGAGATGAAAGAGCCGATTGGTGACACACTTCCTAAGCTTGGCGGTAAACCATCTAACAGCTCGTCTTCCTCCGAGGAGAAATCGGGCCCACCTTTGTTTGGCGGGGACCAGCGCGGCGTCGGTAGCGGTGCCAGCAGCCAGAGCAGCAAGTGGACTCCTGTTGGCCCCGCAGCAGGTGGATCTTCGTCCCAGTCCCAGAAACGCTCAGGACTCCAGGGCGGGCACGGTAGCCAGAGGAGCAGCGGCAgtagcggcagcagcagcagtagccaAAGACACGGAGGGGAGGTGCGGGAAAAGAAGTCGAGTAAACACAGCGGGGGGTCTGAGCACTCAAAGTCGCACACATCGAGTCCGGCTAAGGGCTCGCTGAGTTCCTCCAGCAGCAACAGCCACTTGCGGAGCTCCTTGTCTGCCGAGCAGCATCACAGCAAGGAGCGCTACCGCTCCAAGTCCCCACGAGACAGAGAGCCCAACTGGGACTCTCCCTCACGGGTTCACACCTCCTTCCCCACTGGACAGCACTCGAGTCAGgcctttcccccctctctcatgTCCAAGCCCGGCTCCATGCTGCAGAAGCCCACAGCGTATGTGCGGCCTATGGACGGCCAGGAAACAGCAGAACCCAAGAGCTCACAAGCAGAAAGCTACAGTGGACAGTCGCACAGCAGCACCATGGGAGAGATGAAGTCCAACAGCAAGGCCTCACTTTCCAAACTCAAGATCCCCTCACAGCCCGTAGAG GGATCTGGTGACGCCAACTGTGTCGATGAGATTCTGAAG gaaATGACTCAGTCTTGGCCCCCTCCGCTGACAGCCATCCACACCCCCTGCAAAACGGAGCCCTCCAAGTTTCCATTCCCCACCAAG gactcTCACCCTTTTCCAAGCGGGCACA agcGAGGTAGTTCGTCCAAGAGCTCGAGCAGCCACCAGTCCAAAGCTTGCGATGACCAGCCCAC TGTACTGGAAGATGACCTGAAGCTCAGCAGCAGTGAGGACAGTGATGGAGAACAGGACTCTGCAAAGAATGCCTCAAGGAACACTTCCGCAAG CAATAACAGTGAAGGAGCGGAGCAATCGAGGGATGATTCCAGCAGCCACAGCGGCTCAGAGAGCAGCTCGGGCTCCGACAGCGAGAGTGAAAGCAGCACGACGGACAGCGAAGCCAATGAGCAACCGCGGCCCGCCTCTCCTGAG CCTGAACAACCTATGGCCAACAAGTGGCAGCTGGACAACTGGTTCAAGAAGGCCAAGCAGTTCTCTCCAGCTTCTCCAGTGGACAATGTTCCAACCAAGTGCAAGAAAGAAGGCAGGGATAATGGCTCAGGACGTGGCTATAGTAGCCAGGGAGGGGGTTCAAAAGACTCAGCGGCACCCACCCCAAGCAGGGACCTACGGGCGGCACAAAAGGGTGCGGAGGGTGGCCGTGGTCGGCAAAAATCCCCCGCCCAGAGTGAGGGTGGCACAAATCCGCGAAGGAGTGTGGGTAAAAAACAGCCCAAAAAGTCTGAGAAGCCCCCCGTAGTGGAGGAACCCAAGGGAGGACTGAGGGTGGAGAGTGAGCCGGCTCCAGAGATACCTCCTCATCGACCTAAAGCTGCTACTAAGGGTTCCCGCAAACCAAGCATAAAAAAAGAACCTAAATCCTCTCCGAGGCCCACTGCGGCTGCTGTCACTACGGCAGATAAACGCAAGGCCAAGGCACCCACCAAGACTTCCCAGAAGTCTCGTGAGTTTGTCGACACAGACTCTTCATCGTCAGACTCTGAGGGGAATGACAGCATCCCGTCCTCGTCGCAGACACCCAAGTACACAGAAAGTATCAGgacccccgtgtgtgtgttttctccaatgGAAGAAAAAGAGCTGTTGTCTCCTCTCAGTGACCCTGAGGAGCGCTACCCTACAAGGCAGCCCCAGCACCAGGTTTTACTAGTGAAGATAG ATCTCAGCTTGCTGTCTAGGATCCCAGGGCGGCCCTACAAGGAGCCTGCAGAGATAAAAGTGGAGAGGGACGACTCTCTCGACAGGGACAGTAAAGACTTCATCAAACAGAGCTCTGAGAAGAGCTCTAGTAAGGCCAAGAGGAAACACAAG AACGATGAAGATGGCACAAAGCCAGAGATCAAGCGTTGCAAGCTAGAGGAGAAGTCCCTATCTCATCATAAAAACAGCAGTAAAGA GTCGAAGAGGTCtatggagaagaaagaggagccAGTCCCCTCTCCTTCCATGTCAGGTCTTCAGCGGACGCCCAAGGCAGAGCATCCGAGTCGAAAGAGGACAGTCAGCCAGTCCTCCACCTCGTTGTCTagtgggacaggaagtggaaaggaGGGAAGCCACAGCACCAAGGGCAACTCCACCTCCAAACACAgaaaaggagaggacaagggGCGTAGCACACGCGACGGCAAG GAGAAATCCTCAAAGGGCTGCGATAACCAGCTGGCTGTGCCGCCGCTCTCCACGGACGGCTCCAAGTCTCAGAGATCCAAGCTGGTGTTTGAGGACAG GGTCCATTCGGCTGATCACTACTTACAAGAGGCCAAGAAACTGAAACACAATGCAGATGCACTG TTGGACCGTTTTGAGAAGGCGGTGTACTACCTGGACGCTGTGGTGTCTTTCATTGAATGTGGCAATGCTCTGGAGAAGAGCGCTCAAGAAGCAAAGTCTCCCTTCCCCATGTATGCTGAAACGGTGGAGCTTATCAA ATACACTATGAAGTTAAAAAGCTACCTGGCCCCAGATGCTACTTCCGCAGACAAGAGGCTAGCTGTGCTTTG cCTCCGATGCCAGTCTCTCCTCTACTTGCGGTTATTCAAGCTGAGGAAAGACAGCGCACTAAAATACTCCAAAACGCTCACCGAACACTTAAAG AATTCTCTGAGTAACACCCAGGCTCCCTCTCCTGGAATTGGAAA CAAGGCGGGTATGCCCTCGCCAGTGTCTCCCAAACTGTCTCCGGGCACGGCCGGTAGCTACTCgtcagtcagcagcagcagtagcagcagcgcCAGCTCGTCGGTGACCATACCTCAGCGTATCCACCAGATGGCTGCCAGCTACGTCCAGGTCACCTCCAACTTCCTGTACGCCACCGAGGTCTGGGACCAGGCGGAGCAACTATCCAAGGAGCAGAAAG AATTCTTCTTGGAGTTGGACAAGGTGATGGGTCCTCTGATCTTCAACACCAGCAGCATGACAGAACTGGTGCGTTACACGCGGCAGGGCCTCCATTGGCTGCGTCTGGACGCTAAGCTTATTCCCTAG
- the aff4 gene encoding AF4/FMR2 family member 4 isoform X2, translated as MASQSGNMNREDRNVLRMKERERRNQEIQQGGGEAFPANSPLFPEPYKVEDKLSSRIQSMLGNYDEMKEPIGDTLPKLGGKPSNSSSSSEEKSGPPLFGGDQRGVGSGASSQSSKWTPVGPAAGGSSSQSQKRSGLQGGHGSQRSSGSSGSSSSSQRHGGEVREKKSSKHSGGSEHSKSHTSSPAKGSLSSSSSNSHLRSSLSAEQHHSKERYRSKSPRDREPNWDSPSRVHTSFPTGQHSSQAFPPSLMSKPGSMLQKPTAYVRPMDGQETAEPKSSQAESYSGQSHSSTMGEMKSNSKASLSKLKIPSQPVEGSGDANCVDEILKEMTQSWPPPLTAIHTPCKTEPSKFPFPTKDSHPFPSGHKRGSSSKSSSSHQSKACDDQPTVLEDDLKLSSSEDSDGEQDSAKNASRNTSASNNSEGAEQSRDDSSSHSGSESSSGSDSESESSTTDSEANEQPRPASPEPEQPMANKWQLDNWFKKAKQFSPASPVDNVPTKCKKEGRDNGSGRGYSSQGGGSKDSAAPTPSRDLRAAQKGAEGGRGRQKSPAQSEGGTNPRRSVGKKQPKKSEKPPVVEEPKGGLRVESEPAPEIPPHRPKAATKGSRKPSIKKEPKSSPRPTAAAVTTADKRKAKAPTKTSQKSREFVDTDSSSSDSEGNDSIPSSSQTPKYTESIRTPVCVFSPMEEKELLSPLSDPEERYPTRQPQHQVLLVKIDLSLLSRIPGRPYKEPAEIKVERDDSLDRDSKDFIKQSSEKSSSKAKRKHKNDEDGTKPEIKRCKLEEKSLSHHKNSSKESKRSMEKKEEPVPSPSMSGLQRTPKAEHPSRKRTVSQSSTSLSSGTGSGKEGSHSTKGNSTSKHRKGEDKGRSTRDGKEKSSKGCDNQLAVPPLSTDGSKSQRSKLVFEDRVHSADHYLQEAKKLKHNADALLDRFEKAVYYLDAVVSFIECGNALEKSAQEAKSPFPMYAETVELIKYTMKLKSYLAPDATSADKRLAVLCLRCQSLLYLRLFKLRKDSALKYSKTLTEHLKNSLSNTQAPSPGIGNKAGMPSPVSPKLSPGTAGSYSSVSSSSSSSASSSVTIPQRIHQMAASYVQVTSNFLYATEVWDQAEQLSKEQKEFFLELDKVMGPLIFNTSSMTELVRYTRQGLHWLRLDAKLIP; from the exons ATGGCCTCTCAGTCAGG CAACATGAACCGTGAGGACCGGAATGTGCTCcgaatgaaagaaagagaaaggcgAAATCAAGAAAtccagcagggaggaggagaggccttTCCAGCAAATTCACCTCTCTTCCCTGAACCCTACAAAGTG GAAGATAAACTGTCAAGCCGTATTCAGAGCATGCTGGGCAATTACGACGAGATGAAAGAGCCGATTGGTGACACACTTCCTAAGCTTGGCGGTAAACCATCTAACAGCTCGTCTTCCTCCGAGGAGAAATCGGGCCCACCTTTGTTTGGCGGGGACCAGCGCGGCGTCGGTAGCGGTGCCAGCAGCCAGAGCAGCAAGTGGACTCCTGTTGGCCCCGCAGCAGGTGGATCTTCGTCCCAGTCCCAGAAACGCTCAGGACTCCAGGGCGGGCACGGTAGCCAGAGGAGCAGCGGCAgtagcggcagcagcagcagtagccaAAGACACGGAGGGGAGGTGCGGGAAAAGAAGTCGAGTAAACACAGCGGGGGGTCTGAGCACTCAAAGTCGCACACATCGAGTCCGGCTAAGGGCTCGCTGAGTTCCTCCAGCAGCAACAGCCACTTGCGGAGCTCCTTGTCTGCCGAGCAGCATCACAGCAAGGAGCGCTACCGCTCCAAGTCCCCACGAGACAGAGAGCCCAACTGGGACTCTCCCTCACGGGTTCACACCTCCTTCCCCACTGGACAGCACTCGAGTCAGgcctttcccccctctctcatgTCCAAGCCCGGCTCCATGCTGCAGAAGCCCACAGCGTATGTGCGGCCTATGGACGGCCAGGAAACAGCAGAACCCAAGAGCTCACAAGCAGAAAGCTACAGTGGACAGTCGCACAGCAGCACCATGGGAGAGATGAAGTCCAACAGCAAGGCCTCACTTTCCAAACTCAAGATCCCCTCACAGCCCGTAGAG GGATCTGGTGACGCCAACTGTGTCGATGAGATTCTGAAG gaaATGACTCAGTCTTGGCCCCCTCCGCTGACAGCCATCCACACCCCCTGCAAAACGGAGCCCTCCAAGTTTCCATTCCCCACCAAG gactcTCACCCTTTTCCAAGCGGGCACA agcGAGGTAGTTCGTCCAAGAGCTCGAGCAGCCACCAGTCCAAAGCTTGCGATGACCAGCCCAC TGTACTGGAAGATGACCTGAAGCTCAGCAGCAGTGAGGACAGTGATGGAGAACAGGACTCTGCAAAGAATGCCTCAAGGAACACTTCCGCAAG CAATAACAGTGAAGGAGCGGAGCAATCGAGGGATGATTCCAGCAGCCACAGCGGCTCAGAGAGCAGCTCGGGCTCCGACAGCGAGAGTGAAAGCAGCACGACGGACAGCGAAGCCAATGAGCAACCGCGGCCCGCCTCTCCTGAG CCTGAACAACCTATGGCCAACAAGTGGCAGCTGGACAACTGGTTCAAGAAGGCCAAGCAGTTCTCTCCAGCTTCTCCAGTGGACAATGTTCCAACCAAGTGCAAGAAAGAAGGCAGGGATAATGGCTCAGGACGTGGCTATAGTAGCCAGGGAGGGGGTTCAAAAGACTCAGCGGCACCCACCCCAAGCAGGGACCTACGGGCGGCACAAAAGGGTGCGGAGGGTGGCCGTGGTCGGCAAAAATCCCCCGCCCAGAGTGAGGGTGGCACAAATCCGCGAAGGAGTGTGGGTAAAAAACAGCCCAAAAAGTCTGAGAAGCCCCCCGTAGTGGAGGAACCCAAGGGAGGACTGAGGGTGGAGAGTGAGCCGGCTCCAGAGATACCTCCTCATCGACCTAAAGCTGCTACTAAGGGTTCCCGCAAACCAAGCATAAAAAAAGAACCTAAATCCTCTCCGAGGCCCACTGCGGCTGCTGTCACTACGGCAGATAAACGCAAGGCCAAGGCACCCACCAAGACTTCCCAGAAGTCTCGTGAGTTTGTCGACACAGACTCTTCATCGTCAGACTCTGAGGGGAATGACAGCATCCCGTCCTCGTCGCAGACACCCAAGTACACAGAAAGTATCAGgacccccgtgtgtgtgttttctccaatgGAAGAAAAAGAGCTGTTGTCTCCTCTCAGTGACCCTGAGGAGCGCTACCCTACAAGGCAGCCCCAGCACCAGGTTTTACTAGTGAAGATAG ATCTCAGCTTGCTGTCTAGGATCCCAGGGCGGCCCTACAAGGAGCCTGCAGAGATAAAAGTGGAGAGGGACGACTCTCTCGACAGGGACAGTAAAGACTTCATCAAACAGAGCTCTGAGAAGAGCTCTAGTAAGGCCAAGAGGAAACACAAG AACGATGAAGATGGCACAAAGCCAGAGATCAAGCGTTGCAAGCTAGAGGAGAAGTCCCTATCTCATCATAAAAACAGCAGTAAAGA GTCGAAGAGGTCtatggagaagaaagaggagccAGTCCCCTCTCCTTCCATGTCAGGTCTTCAGCGGACGCCCAAGGCAGAGCATCCGAGTCGAAAGAGGACAGTCAGCCAGTCCTCCACCTCGTTGTCTagtgggacaggaagtggaaaggaGGGAAGCCACAGCACCAAGGGCAACTCCACCTCCAAACACAgaaaaggagaggacaagggGCGTAGCACACGCGACGGCAAG GAGAAATCCTCAAAGGGCTGCGATAACCAGCTGGCTGTGCCGCCGCTCTCCACGGACGGCTCCAAGTCTCAGAGATCCAAGCTGGTGTTTGAGGACAG GGTCCATTCGGCTGATCACTACTTACAAGAGGCCAAGAAACTGAAACACAATGCAGATGCACTG TTGGACCGTTTTGAGAAGGCGGTGTACTACCTGGACGCTGTGGTGTCTTTCATTGAATGTGGCAATGCTCTGGAGAAGAGCGCTCAAGAAGCAAAGTCTCCCTTCCCCATGTATGCTGAAACGGTGGAGCTTATCAA ATACACTATGAAGTTAAAAAGCTACCTGGCCCCAGATGCTACTTCCGCAGACAAGAGGCTAGCTGTGCTTTG cCTCCGATGCCAGTCTCTCCTCTACTTGCGGTTATTCAAGCTGAGGAAAGACAGCGCACTAAAATACTCCAAAACGCTCACCGAACACTTAAAG AATTCTCTGAGTAACACCCAGGCTCCCTCTCCTGGAATTGGAAA CAAGGCGGGTATGCCCTCGCCAGTGTCTCCCAAACTGTCTCCGGGCACGGCCGGTAGCTACTCgtcagtcagcagcagcagtagcagcagcgcCAGCTCGTCGGTGACCATACCTCAGCGTATCCACCAGATGGCTGCCAGCTACGTCCAGGTCACCTCCAACTTCCTGTACGCCACCGAGGTCTGGGACCAGGCGGAGCAACTATCCAAGGAGCAGAAAG AATTCTTCTTGGAGTTGGACAAGGTGATGGGTCCTCTGATCTTCAACACCAGCAGCATGACAGAACTGGTGCGTTACACGCGGCAGGGCCTCCATTGGCTGCGTCTGGACGCTAAGCTTATTCCCTAG